The Halosimplex litoreum genome has a window encoding:
- a CDS encoding rhomboid family intramembrane serine protease: protein MTGYGTESDGPLGESETPATVALLGVFLAVYVALVATEAQFDIVAFRSLAVRSDRLWLVPTWLTATLIHGPPVHLLMNGVFLFLFGGGLERTYGSRVLVTVFLVTGVVTAVLGTVLAGLNDCGLAAFRTGTGCRAAGGGSSMALAGLIGYVTRRRPSVPFYILPSSRASVPLWWFTATLLVVSLLGMYTPIDPLRAAVGFPVGHAYHFVGVLVGAALESVWTPDPVR from the coding sequence ATGACCGGGTACGGTACGGAGTCCGACGGTCCGCTCGGCGAGTCGGAGACGCCCGCGACGGTCGCGTTACTTGGCGTGTTTCTCGCCGTCTACGTCGCCTTGGTCGCGACAGAGGCGCAGTTCGACATCGTAGCGTTCCGCTCGCTCGCGGTCCGATCCGACCGGCTCTGGCTCGTCCCGACGTGGCTGACGGCGACGCTGATCCACGGCCCACCGGTTCACCTCCTGATGAACGGTGTCTTTCTGTTTCTCTTCGGCGGTGGGCTCGAACGCACGTACGGGAGCCGCGTACTCGTCACCGTGTTCCTCGTCACAGGCGTCGTGACCGCAGTCCTCGGGACGGTTCTGGCCGGGCTCAACGACTGCGGGCTGGCGGCGTTCCGGACCGGGACGGGCTGTCGAGCCGCGGGCGGCGGGTCGAGCATGGCGCTCGCGGGACTGATAGGCTACGTGACGCGACGGCGTCCGTCGGTTCCGTTTTACATCCTCCCGTCGAGCCGGGCGAGTGTCCCCCTCTGGTGGTTTACGGCGACGCTACTGGTCGTGAGCCTCCTCGGGATGTACACGCCGATAGACCCGTTGCGTGCGGCCGTCGGTTTCCCGGTGGGGCACGCCTACCACTTCGTCGGCGTGCTGGTCGGAGCGGCGCTCGAGTCCGTCTGGACGCCGGACCCGGTCCGGTGA
- a CDS encoding DUF1931 family protein produces MADLIVKNSVKEALEDMNVSRDFYDALDEEVEDLLDEAQRRAEANDRKTVQPRDL; encoded by the coding sequence ATGGCAGACCTCATTGTCAAGAACTCGGTCAAGGAAGCGCTCGAAGACATGAACGTCTCCCGCGACTTTTACGACGCCCTCGACGAGGAAGTAGAGGACCTCCTCGACGAAGCGCAGCGACGCGCCGAGGCCAACGACCGGAAGACGGTTCAGCCGCGCGACCTGTAA
- a CDS encoding GIDE domain-containing protein has translation MRIDAEAVGSALLVGLTLTLSCSWFLYRGWRFRRRARRVRETPSETLATARPGDTVVVTGTASGRDGAVTGPLSGERGVLAAWLVEEWHNVFSRFWSSKARGIRTASFEVDAGERTVAVRARTADGPAGLWDGVNGDDALVGLATEDVRVEVDSFGTDTEIAAAADRPGRFRDLEREVGLDDAENEAVFDVGRTDGTRRYRESVLETGEEVTVRGTLAAPDDAGDPPVVTPPDDGRLLVSTLSAAALSRRYRRSYWKLFYGPLALVASCTLLVGLVMSL, from the coding sequence ATGCGAATCGACGCCGAGGCCGTCGGGTCCGCGCTGCTCGTCGGACTCACGCTGACGCTGTCGTGTTCGTGGTTCCTCTACAGGGGGTGGCGATTCCGTCGTCGCGCCCGGCGCGTCCGGGAGACGCCGTCGGAGACGCTCGCGACGGCCCGTCCCGGTGACACCGTCGTCGTCACCGGGACCGCGAGCGGTCGCGACGGCGCCGTCACCGGTCCCCTCTCCGGCGAGCGCGGCGTGCTGGCCGCGTGGCTGGTCGAGGAGTGGCACAACGTGTTCTCGCGGTTCTGGTCGTCGAAAGCTCGCGGGATCCGAACCGCGAGCTTCGAGGTCGACGCCGGCGAGCGGACGGTCGCGGTCCGCGCGCGGACCGCGGACGGTCCGGCCGGTCTCTGGGACGGCGTGAACGGTGACGACGCGCTGGTCGGTCTCGCCACCGAGGACGTCCGCGTCGAAGTCGATTCGTTCGGGACGGACACCGAGATCGCGGCCGCGGCCGACCGCCCCGGACGTTTCCGCGACCTGGAACGTGAGGTCGGTCTCGACGACGCCGAGAACGAGGCGGTCTTCGACGTCGGACGGACCGACGGCACGCGTCGCTACCGGGAGTCGGTTCTCGAAACGGGCGAGGAGGTGACCGTCCGCGGCACGCTCGCCGCCCCGGACGACGCAGGCGACCCGCCGGTCGTGACGCCGCCCGACGACGGTCGCTTGCTCGTCTCGACGCTCTCGGCCGCCGCGCTCTCTCGTCGGTATCGACGGTCGTACTGGAAACTGTTCTACGGCCCGCTCGCTCTCGTGGCGAGCTGTACGCTTCTGGTCGGTCTCGTGATGTCCCTCTGA
- the samp2 gene encoding ubiquitin-like small modifier protein SAMP2, with product MRVTVAVAGEDTREVEVEAGATYADLLAPLPYSAHQVSVLVDGRPVPEDAPVETDEVEVLRLVKGG from the coding sequence ATGCGCGTCACCGTCGCCGTCGCCGGCGAAGACACCCGCGAGGTCGAGGTCGAGGCGGGCGCGACGTACGCCGACCTGCTCGCCCCGCTGCCCTACAGCGCCCACCAGGTGTCCGTCCTCGTCGACGGTCGGCCCGTCCCCGAGGACGCCCCCGTCGAGACCGACGAGGTGGAGGTGCTGCGGCTCGTGAAGGGCGGATAA
- a CDS encoding DUF7501 family protein produces MAATDSWNDPERCPFCGEALASPGAGFVDHTAENPDCEAKFETWRDRIGGDVRGGWSG; encoded by the coding sequence ATGGCAGCGACAGACTCCTGGAACGACCCCGAGCGGTGTCCGTTCTGCGGTGAGGCGCTCGCGTCCCCGGGCGCGGGGTTCGTCGACCACACGGCCGAGAACCCGGACTGCGAGGCGAAGTTCGAGACCTGGCGCGACCGGATCGGTGGCGACGTACGCGGCGGCTGGAGCGGGTGA
- the larB gene encoding nickel pincer cofactor biosynthesis protein LarB — protein MRELLEAVAAGETSPAEAEAELAGYATGDAGRFDAARATRSGVPEAVLAAGKTPSEVAALASTSVETTGRAVVTRADDAVEDAVRDVLAADHPEATVDADGRSGVVVATTPGFERPDLDAAVGVVTAGTSDAVPAGEAAAIAREMGATVERVDDVGVASLARVVDSLEVLRDQDVLVVAAGREGALPTVLAGLVDVPIIGLPVSTGYGHAGEGEAALSGMIQSCTALSVVNVDAGFTAGAQAGLIARRIDAARTDR, from the coding sequence ATGCGCGAACTACTCGAAGCGGTCGCGGCGGGCGAAACGTCGCCCGCCGAGGCCGAGGCGGAGCTCGCGGGGTACGCCACCGGCGACGCCGGGCGGTTCGACGCGGCTCGGGCGACCCGCAGCGGCGTCCCCGAGGCGGTGCTTGCGGCGGGCAAGACGCCGTCGGAGGTAGCTGCGCTGGCCTCGACGTCCGTCGAGACGACCGGGCGAGCGGTCGTGACGCGAGCCGACGACGCCGTCGAGGACGCCGTCCGAGACGTGCTGGCAGCAGACCACCCGGAGGCAACCGTCGACGCCGACGGTCGCTCGGGCGTCGTCGTCGCGACGACGCCCGGTTTCGAGCGACCGGACCTGGACGCGGCCGTCGGGGTCGTGACCGCGGGAACTTCCGACGCTGTCCCCGCCGGCGAGGCCGCCGCTATCGCCCGCGAGATGGGCGCGACCGTCGAACGGGTCGACGACGTGGGCGTCGCCTCGCTCGCGCGTGTGGTGGACTCGCTCGAAGTCCTGCGTGACCAAGACGTGCTCGTCGTCGCCGCCGGCCGCGAAGGCGCGCTCCCGACGGTGCTGGCGGGACTGGTCGACGTGCCGATCATCGGGCTCCCCGTCTCGACGGGGTACGGCCACGCGGGCGAGGGCGAAGCCGCGCTCTCGGGGATGATCCAGTCGTGCACCGCCCTCTCTGTCGTCAACGTCGACGCCGGCTTCACGGCGGGCGCGCAGGCCGGTCTGATCGCCCGACGGATCGACGCCGCACGGACCGACCGGTGA
- a CDS encoding heavy-metal-associated domain-containing protein, translating to MTQELTVTGMSCGGCEQSVEDALEGVAGVESATADREAESATVDGEADPDDLVAAVEAAGYEASA from the coding sequence ATGACCCAGGAACTCACGGTCACCGGCATGAGCTGCGGCGGCTGCGAACAGTCCGTCGAGGACGCACTGGAGGGTGTCGCGGGCGTCGAGTCGGCGACGGCCGACCGCGAGGCCGAGTCGGCGACCGTCGACGGGGAGGCGGACCCGGACGACCTCGTCGCCGCAGTCGAGGCCGCCGGCTACGAGGCGTCGGCCTGA
- a CDS encoding redoxin domain-containing protein, producing the protein MSARKPAPAFELPNVGPGPDPCSLATLAANESFVVLLFHHDDECHDCRAQAKKAGDRYAALRARDAVAVSVLPTGREVAEDWQDRFDLPHPLLVDPDGTAGADYDQPVRLPMFAELPIFGRLPAVVVVDTRGAEPEIAWTYRGRSTWDHPSMTTVLEGLDSVRE; encoded by the coding sequence ATGAGTGCCAGGAAGCCCGCGCCGGCGTTCGAACTCCCGAACGTCGGGCCGGGACCGGACCCCTGTTCGCTGGCGACGCTGGCGGCAAACGAGTCGTTCGTTGTCCTCCTCTTTCACCACGACGACGAGTGCCACGACTGCCGCGCCCAGGCGAAGAAGGCCGGCGACCGATACGCCGCCCTGCGCGCCCGCGACGCCGTCGCCGTCTCCGTCCTCCCGACCGGCCGCGAGGTCGCCGAAGACTGGCAGGACCGGTTCGACCTCCCCCACCCGCTGCTGGTCGACCCCGACGGGACCGCCGGAGCCGACTACGACCAGCCCGTCCGCCTCCCGATGTTCGCGGAACTCCCGATATTCGGCCGCCTGCCCGCCGTTGTCGTCGTCGACACGCGCGGCGCCGAGCCCGAGATCGCCTGGACCTACCGCGGTCGGTCCACGTGGGACCACCCCTCGATGACGACCGTCCTCGAAGGACTGGACAGCGTTCGGGAGTGA
- a CDS encoding TetR/AcrR family transcriptional regulator codes for MESDDTKAEIIAATNRALAKHGYSDLSMAKISEEFDGSQSLLHYHFDTKAALVEAYLEFGRERFEDRVASLSDDPEQRIEELIGLLVDLDYYESRENMAAILEMYGAAERHDGLRRELREYDAVARRSIRETLEAGQAGGVFDPNVDAEAVTRLVFAVHESAFLRETVDDDVEPLKAALERFVLSEIRE; via the coding sequence ATGGAGAGCGACGATACGAAAGCGGAGATCATCGCTGCGACGAACCGCGCGCTGGCGAAACACGGATATTCGGATCTGTCGATGGCGAAGATAAGCGAGGAGTTCGACGGGAGCCAGTCGTTACTGCACTACCACTTCGACACGAAGGCGGCGCTCGTCGAAGCCTACCTCGAATTCGGACGCGAACGATTCGAGGATCGGGTCGCCTCGCTGTCAGACGATCCGGAACAGCGCATAGAGGAACTGATAGGACTGCTCGTTGATCTCGACTACTACGAGAGTCGGGAAAACATGGCGGCGATCCTGGAGATGTACGGCGCCGCCGAGCGCCACGATGGCTTGCGACGGGAACTTCGCGAGTACGACGCGGTCGCTCGACGGTCGATCCGCGAGACGCTCGAAGCCGGCCAGGCGGGGGGCGTCTTCGACCCGAACGTTGACGCCGAGGCGGTCACGCGACTGGTCTTCGCCGTCCACGAGTCGGCGTTCCTCCGTGAGACCGTCGACGACGACGTGGAGCCGCTGAAGGCGGCGCTGGAACGGTTCGTCCTCTCGGAGATTCGTGAATGA
- a CDS encoding GIY-YIG nuclease family protein: MTDPRTIDSDHFVYLLRCADDTFYTGYTTDVERRVREHDEGTGAKYTRGRTPVELVHVEGFDSKSAAMSREYEIKDGSRAAKERLVAEGGVPDFVALPVALLADDAR; the protein is encoded by the coding sequence ATGACCGACCCGCGGACCATCGACTCCGACCACTTCGTATACCTGCTGCGCTGTGCCGACGATACTTTCTATACCGGCTACACGACCGACGTGGAGCGTCGCGTCCGCGAACACGACGAGGGCACGGGCGCGAAGTACACCCGTGGCCGGACGCCGGTCGAGCTCGTCCACGTCGAGGGGTTCGACTCGAAGTCCGCCGCGATGTCCCGCGAGTACGAGATCAAAGACGGATCGCGGGCCGCCAAAGAGCGGCTCGTCGCCGAGGGCGGCGTGCCCGATTTCGTCGCCCTACCGGTCGCGTTACTGGCCGACGACGCCCGGTGA
- a CDS encoding phosphoglucomutase/phosphomannomutase family protein, whose product MNADADADAIEFGTDGWRATLDEFTEPRVRMVGQAVATYLREESDDGDAEGGAGTVAVGYDARETSRGFAEELARVLAANGFDVLVPPRDLPTPAVAWTVRERNLAGGLMVTASHNPPEYNGVKFLPAGGAPALPEVTDALAENLAEPDPLPDDEWGAVEEVDLVGPYTDRVRAAVDADLSDLTVVYDAMHGSGRGVTDDFLERAGADVERIRCDRDPEFGGDSPEPTADHLGELADRVAESGADLGVANDGDADRIAVVTPDRGVLDPNLFFAATYEALLDGGLWASDEETSGDVVRTVSTSSIVDRVAEDHGQSVHETAVGFKWVAQAMADGDALLGGEESGGFGITTHVRNKDGVAVAAVAAAAAAAEPYDDRVDALLDRHGDIVQDRVSVDCPDDRKEPVLADLEDALPDELAGSAVEDVSTVDGFKIFLADGTWLLMRPSGTEPKLRIYAEGSSQERVDELLAAGRDLVEPLV is encoded by the coding sequence ATGAACGCTGACGCAGACGCCGACGCCATCGAGTTCGGCACCGACGGCTGGCGCGCCACGCTCGACGAGTTCACCGAGCCGCGCGTCCGCATGGTCGGCCAGGCGGTCGCGACCTACCTGCGAGAAGAGTCCGACGACGGGGACGCCGAGGGGGGAGCCGGCACCGTCGCCGTCGGCTACGACGCCCGCGAGACCTCGCGGGGGTTCGCCGAGGAACTCGCCCGCGTCCTCGCCGCCAACGGCTTCGACGTGCTCGTCCCGCCGCGTGACCTGCCGACGCCGGCCGTCGCCTGGACCGTCCGCGAACGAAATCTGGCGGGCGGCCTGATGGTCACCGCCTCGCACAACCCGCCGGAGTACAACGGCGTGAAGTTCCTCCCCGCCGGCGGCGCGCCCGCCCTGCCCGAGGTCACCGACGCCCTCGCGGAGAATCTCGCCGAGCCCGACCCGCTGCCCGACGACGAGTGGGGGGCCGTCGAGGAGGTCGACCTCGTCGGGCCGTACACCGACCGCGTGCGCGCCGCCGTCGACGCGGACCTCTCCGACCTCACGGTCGTCTACGACGCGATGCACGGCAGCGGTCGCGGCGTCACCGACGACTTCCTCGAACGCGCGGGCGCCGACGTGGAGCGTATCCGCTGCGACCGCGACCCCGAGTTCGGTGGCGACTCCCCCGAACCGACGGCCGACCACCTCGGCGAGCTGGCCGACCGCGTCGCCGAGTCCGGCGCGGACCTGGGCGTCGCAAACGACGGCGACGCCGACCGGATCGCCGTCGTCACGCCCGACCGTGGGGTCCTCGACCCGAACCTCTTCTTCGCCGCGACCTACGAGGCGCTGCTCGACGGCGGCCTCTGGGCCAGCGACGAGGAGACGAGCGGCGACGTCGTCAGGACGGTCTCGACCAGCAGCATCGTCGACCGCGTCGCCGAGGACCACGGCCAGTCCGTCCACGAGACGGCGGTCGGGTTCAAGTGGGTCGCCCAGGCGATGGCCGACGGCGACGCGCTGCTGGGCGGCGAGGAGAGCGGCGGGTTCGGCATCACGACGCACGTCCGCAACAAGGACGGCGTCGCCGTCGCCGCCGTCGCCGCGGCCGCCGCCGCCGCCGAACCCTACGACGACCGCGTCGACGCCCTGCTCGACCGGCACGGCGATATCGTCCAGGACCGGGTCAGCGTCGACTGTCCCGACGACCGCAAGGAGCCGGTCCTCGCCGATCTGGAAGACGCCCTGCCCGACGAACTCGCCGGCTCGGCGGTCGAAGACGTGTCGACGGTGGACGGCTTCAAGATCTTCCTCGCCGACGGCACCTGGCTGCTCATGCGCCCGAGCGGGACCGAACCCAAGCTCCGGATCTACGCCGAGGGGAGTTCGCAGGAACGGGTCGACGAGCTGCTCGCCGCCGGTCGGGACCTGGTCGAGCCGCTGGTCTGA
- a CDS encoding GNAT family N-acetyltransferase: MRDVTVRPATDDDVVGVLGVLDAGALETEADRVRASVDRGDAFVAVRGETGASTDGGTVLGALVLVGAGEGFDDLETARIDGVAVRRSRRGQGIGRELVAAAARRYGRLVAEFDHGVRPFYESLGFETEAADEAGRCRGLWIEH; encoded by the coding sequence ATGCGCGACGTGACCGTCCGCCCCGCGACCGACGACGACGTGGTCGGCGTTCTCGGCGTCCTCGACGCCGGTGCACTCGAAACCGAGGCCGACCGCGTCCGCGCGAGCGTCGACCGCGGCGACGCGTTCGTCGCCGTTCGAGGTGAAACCGGGGCGTCGACCGACGGTGGGACGGTCCTCGGCGCGCTCGTGCTGGTCGGCGCCGGCGAGGGGTTCGACGACCTCGAGACCGCGCGTATCGATGGCGTGGCTGTCCGCCGGAGCCGCCGCGGCCAGGGGATCGGCCGGGAGCTGGTCGCGGCGGCTGCACGGCGTTACGGTCGACTCGTCGCGGAGTTCGACCACGGGGTGCGTCCGTTCTACGAGTCGCTGGGGTTCGAGACCGAAGCCGCCGACGAAGCCGGCCGGTGTCGCGGCCTGTGGATCGAACACTGA
- a CDS encoding potassium channel family protein: MKFVIVGFGRVGMRTARILQSEGHDLVIVDNDPDKVGRAREEGFTVVEGDGADESTLTEAGIADADAVGGLTGDLNTNFSACMLGKHHGLRTALRIDEDYRQEIYEKYAEDVDEIVYPERLGAAGAKTALLGGDFNVLADLTEELSVATVTIPEGSPLIGRRVVEVDLQGDAHIYAHGRSDEPMAIPLPQTAIEAGDNVALMAAPADLPEIRAFLRGDEAAAA, encoded by the coding sequence ATGAAATTCGTCATCGTCGGCTTCGGTCGCGTCGGGATGCGGACGGCCCGTATCCTCCAGAGCGAGGGACACGACCTGGTGATCGTCGACAACGACCCGGACAAGGTCGGACGCGCCCGCGAGGAGGGGTTCACCGTCGTCGAGGGCGACGGCGCCGACGAGTCGACGCTGACGGAGGCCGGTATCGCCGACGCCGACGCCGTCGGGGGATTGACGGGCGACCTGAACACCAACTTCTCGGCGTGTATGCTCGGCAAACACCACGGGCTACGGACCGCGCTGCGCATCGACGAGGACTACCGCCAGGAGATCTACGAGAAGTACGCCGAAGACGTCGACGAGATCGTCTACCCCGAGCGCCTGGGCGCGGCCGGCGCCAAGACCGCGCTGCTCGGGGGTGATTTCAACGTCCTCGCGGACCTGACGGAGGAACTCTCGGTGGCCACGGTGACTATCCCCGAGGGGTCACCGCTGATCGGCCGCCGCGTCGTCGAGGTCGACCTGCAGGGCGACGCCCACATCTACGCCCACGGGCGGAGCGACGAGCCGATGGCGATCCCGCTGCCCCAGACGGCGATCGAGGCCGGAGATAACGTGGCGCTGATGGCCGCACCCGCCGACCTGCCCGAGATCCGGGCGTTCCTCCGCGGTGACGAGGCGGCCGCCGCCTGA
- a CDS encoding DUF7563 family protein, whose product MPTCNHCGAHVSDQFARVFADETGAVHACPSCSANAGIAEVARERAPEA is encoded by the coding sequence ATGCCAACGTGTAATCACTGCGGTGCGCACGTCTCCGACCAGTTCGCTCGCGTCTTCGCCGACGAGACCGGAGCGGTTCACGCCTGTCCGAGCTGCTCGGCGAACGCGGGCATCGCCGAGGTCGCGAGAGAGCGCGCCCCCGAAGCGTAA
- a CDS encoding replication factor C small subunit has translation MSEADTDSGSRAGREEVWIEKYRPQTLDEIVGQEDIVERLQSYVDRNDLSHFMFSGPAGIGKTTSATAIARELYGDDWGENFLELNASDERGIDVVRDRIKNFARTSFGGYEYRIIFLDEADALTSDAQGALRRTMEQFSNNVRFILSCNYSSQIIDPIQSRCAVFRFAPLSEEAVAEEMRHIASEEGIEFTDDGLDALVYAADGDMRKAINALQAASVTGDVVDEEAVYALTSTAKPEEIKEMVDQALAGDFTAARSTLDRLLTEEGIAGGDVIDQLHRSVWEFDLEDEAAVRLLDRIGETEYRITTGANERIQLEALLASVALDD, from the coding sequence ATGAGCGAGGCCGACACGGACTCGGGGTCGCGGGCGGGACGCGAAGAGGTCTGGATCGAGAAGTACCGCCCCCAGACCCTCGACGAGATCGTCGGACAGGAGGACATCGTCGAGCGTCTCCAGAGCTACGTCGACCGCAACGATCTCAGCCATTTTATGTTTTCGGGGCCGGCCGGTATCGGGAAGACGACTAGCGCGACGGCCATCGCCCGCGAACTCTACGGCGACGACTGGGGAGAGAACTTCCTCGAACTCAACGCCTCCGACGAGCGCGGCATCGACGTAGTCCGCGACCGGATCAAGAACTTCGCCCGGACTTCCTTCGGCGGCTACGAGTACCGGATCATCTTCCTCGACGAGGCCGACGCGCTCACCTCCGACGCACAGGGAGCGCTCCGTCGGACGATGGAGCAGTTCTCGAACAACGTCCGATTCATCCTCTCGTGTAACTACTCCAGCCAGATCATCGACCCGATCCAGTCCCGCTGTGCGGTCTTCCGGTTCGCGCCGCTGTCCGAAGAGGCGGTCGCCGAGGAGATGCGCCACATCGCGAGCGAGGAGGGCATCGAGTTCACCGACGACGGCCTCGACGCCCTGGTCTACGCCGCCGACGGCGACATGCGCAAGGCGATCAACGCCCTGCAGGCCGCCTCGGTGACGGGCGACGTGGTCGACGAGGAGGCCGTCTACGCGCTGACCTCGACTGCCAAGCCCGAGGAGATCAAGGAGATGGTCGACCAGGCGCTGGCGGGCGATTTCACCGCCGCGCGCTCGACGCTCGACCGCCTGCTGACCGAGGAGGGCATCGCCGGCGGCGACGTGATCGACCAGCTCCACCGCTCGGTGTGGGAGTTCGACCTGGAGGACGAGGCCGCGGTCCGCCTGCTCGACCGCATCGGCGAGACCGAGTACCGCATCACGACCGGCGCCAACGAGCGCATCCAACTGGAAGCGCTGCTCGCGTCGGTCGCGCTCGACGACTGA
- the rpiA gene encoding ribose-5-phosphate isomerase RpiA: MNQSEREAAKRRAGERAVEAAEDGSVVGLGSGSTAAHAIRALGREVDAGLDVEGVPTSFQAREIAIDVGIPLTTLDEADVTLAIDGADQIAGRDLLKGGGGAHAREKIVDAAADRLLVVADPTKEVDVLDGPVPVEVLPDARTPVADAIRRLGGRPELRRADRKSGPVVSDNGNLILDCEFGAMPAPTGLAADLSALPGVVEHGLFVDFADEVCLGTETDVTVFEP, translated from the coding sequence ATGAACCAGAGCGAGCGCGAGGCGGCCAAGCGTCGCGCGGGCGAGCGCGCGGTCGAAGCGGCCGAAGACGGGAGCGTCGTCGGTCTCGGGAGCGGCAGCACGGCGGCCCACGCCATCAGGGCGCTCGGTCGCGAGGTCGACGCGGGGCTCGACGTCGAAGGTGTCCCCACCTCCTTCCAGGCTCGAGAGATCGCCATCGACGTCGGGATCCCGTTGACGACGCTCGACGAGGCCGACGTGACCCTGGCGATCGACGGCGCCGACCAGATCGCCGGTCGCGACCTCCTCAAGGGCGGCGGCGGCGCCCACGCCCGCGAGAAGATCGTCGACGCCGCCGCCGATCGACTCCTCGTCGTCGCCGATCCCACCAAAGAGGTCGACGTACTCGACGGCCCCGTTCCGGTCGAAGTGCTGCCCGACGCGCGGACGCCCGTCGCCGACGCGATCCGTCGACTCGGCGGCCGACCGGAGCTCAGACGAGCCGACCGCAAGAGCGGTCCCGTCGTCTCCGACAACGGGAACCTGATCCTCGACTGTGAGTTCGGCGCGATGCCCGCCCCGACCGGACTGGCGGCGGACCTGTCGGCACTCCCCGGCGTCGTAGAGCACGGGCTGTTCGTCGACTTCGCCGACGAGGTGTGTCTCGGGACGGAGACTGACGTAACGGTCTTCGAGCCCTGA
- a CDS encoding bactofilin family protein, which translates to MRRIATAVVVLIVVLSVLPGVAAAATRTGGTVVVGADETVDEDLEAFGGSVVVRGTVNGDLQAFGGSVVVEGTVTGDVEATAGSVQILGDVGGDVTASGGAVDISEGAQIDGTLEAGAGSITVDGTVGGDARLGADSIRLGDDARIGGDLVYDGDLARADGAAVDGAVTQNEGMNVGANDGFAIPGIVFTVYGVFVALLVGAILLLVFPGTAAAVADRATGDPLRTGGIGLLTAVAVPIVLVVVAITIVGIPLALAGSLAFGLLVWLGTIYGRFVLGTWLLSLADVDNRWAALLVGVVTVALLRLVPVVGALTRFGVFLLGFGALVAVLVDGYRDRRDRRERAPRAPEADDTGAEPAD; encoded by the coding sequence ATGAGACGAATAGCAACGGCAGTCGTGGTACTGATCGTCGTCCTGTCGGTGCTGCCGGGGGTGGCGGCCGCCGCGACGCGAACGGGGGGGACCGTCGTCGTCGGGGCGGACGAGACCGTCGACGAGGACCTCGAGGCGTTCGGCGGCTCGGTCGTCGTCCGCGGGACGGTGAACGGCGACCTGCAGGCGTTCGGTGGCTCCGTGGTCGTCGAGGGCACCGTGACCGGCGACGTGGAAGCGACCGCCGGGAGCGTCCAGATCCTGGGCGACGTCGGCGGCGACGTGACCGCCTCGGGCGGCGCCGTCGATATCAGTGAGGGTGCGCAGATCGACGGGACGCTCGAAGCCGGCGCCGGCAGCATCACCGTCGACGGGACGGTCGGCGGCGACGCGCGCCTCGGCGCCGACAGCATCAGACTCGGCGACGACGCGCGGATCGGCGGCGACCTGGTCTACGACGGCGACCTCGCGCGCGCCGACGGTGCCGCCGTCGACGGGGCCGTCACCCAGAACGAGGGGATGAACGTCGGCGCGAACGACGGCTTCGCGATCCCCGGTATCGTGTTCACCGTCTACGGCGTGTTCGTCGCCCTGCTAGTCGGTGCGATCTTGTTACTCGTGTTCCCCGGGACCGCCGCCGCGGTCGCCGACCGCGCCACCGGCGATCCGCTCCGGACCGGCGGGATCGGCCTCCTGACGGCGGTCGCCGTCCCGATCGTCCTCGTGGTCGTCGCGATCACCATCGTCGGCATCCCGCTGGCGCTGGCGGGGAGCCTCGCGTTCGGCCTGCTCGTCTGGCTGGGCACGATCTACGGTCGGTTCGTCCTCGGGACGTGGCTGCTCTCGCTGGCCGACGTCGACAACCGCTGGGCCGCGCTGCTCGTCGGTGTGGTCACCGTGGCGCTGCTCCGACTCGTCCCGGTCGTCGGCGCGCTCACCCGCTTTGGCGTCTTCCTGCTCGGATTCGGCGCGCTGGTCGCCGTCCTCGTCGACGGCTACCGCGACCGACGCGACCGACGCGAGCGGGCACCGCGCGCGCCCGAGGCCGACGACACCGGTGCCGAACCGGCCGACTGA